tttctaagatgcatgaaaaggtatgaacatcctaagtgcactcatgctatcatcttacattcatttcctatgatctcaagtcttccaagcgtcccGATCTTGTATctatttggtcatttgatgaattttcgagtttatacctgagattcttaaacattaaaccaattagttacttaaccatggtttgttatcatcaaaacccgattaggagaacccttgggctaacacatAGAATATCTACTGGTTGCGCATGAAATCTTAATAAATTTGTCTTCTTTAGGTTCCTAACCATGCAAAAGTTTTGATTTGGGGAAACTTCTGaatcttcaaattaatttcacCAATGGAAAATTAGTCAATCTTTTGGGAAGTGTGAGGTAAAAAAGACCCTCCAACACATCCAAAGAGAAACATTTCTCATCTAgggtagaattaaaaaataaacatttctAAGTGGTTCAAGAGTATGCTATTTAGTTGCATCTAAGAATCTATTTTGTTTATCCTTTGAGAATGGGTTTTTATGTAGTTTCTTCAAACTGAATCTTCAAGAGCCTTGTAGTTTTAGAGGCTACCTTCTTCATAggtgaaaagaaaattcctaTATGTATCCATAAGCATGTGAAATTTCTATATTCATAACATTCTCCAAAATATTAAGGCTTTCCTAACCactctcattttgtttttatcttcttttttactAATTGGGATTGGTTGGACATCATTTCAAAGAAAGGTTCTTAAAATTTTGACTAGATGAGTGGAAACATTCACTATCCAATTCTTagatttagaaattaattaggagATACTACCAAAGAAAGGCCAAACAaccatattttacaaaatagttctctcatttttttcttgcacCAATATCATTTCAATTGCTTTCATCCATGGTATAAAATACCAATTAAATGTACAATTAATTGGCActtctaaattttttgaaaatagagtAGGAATTAGACCCCAACTAGAGGGGTTGAATCTCACATGTCAACCCTTCTACATTCAAAGTCTTGGGTATCAATGAGAATTGAAGCACCTAAACCAATTTAGATAAGTAGATGGTTACAAAGAATTCAACCCCCTACCTGGTATTTGCTACCTCTATATTCAACAACCACTTTTCCTTTGTCTTAGatgcaaattttaaaataataagccCTTAGCATAACTCCAAATGTCTTCTACACAAACTTCAATACATAatagaaaaattcattttattaaatttatcatGCATTTTTAATGGTTAAGATTAAAATTCAACACCGAAAAAATTGgtacctttatttttttttctagaagaaactaaaaaatatgcatCTATCATAGATGAAAGTAGATAATGCTAGAACCCAAATGCAAACATGCATTAATCCCATAATAGGCAAGACTGAAAAAGTGCTTGTAATGTAAGTTTGAATGTTCAACTTAGATTGTTTGTCATGCACATTTGACCATGTTGTGTGATTGATCCTATTCACTAATCCCATTTATGACATTCATTTTATGGATAAGCATACAATTAAAGATTTAGATAGTTAATTTGTAGACTTtctaacataatttttttagtttgaaagtCTATATTTCACTTTGGCCCTAGTTGCTGAAAAATGTCCATCaacaatttacattttttacaATACCACGACCTCAAACCATGCCTTATCAAGCATTCACACAATAAAGGAAAACTAATAGGAATACAAGTATTAAAACTCAAATACTAAATTTGGGAGTACATAAGTTCcttaaaaacttgaaatttttCCAAATATCTTGAAATTGGCAACAAcccaacaataaataaaaaattatttacttaccatgaaattatttaataaaatgaaatcacatatgtaatttataaaaaatcaagaTATAGGTAGAATGATATGTATTTTtcctaaataattaataaaaacacaaaaataaagaacaaggaacacagattaaaaataatattattaaaaaatacaaagaaaaaatacatTCATTTTATGAATAAGTATATGATCAAAGATCTAGTTAGTTTTGTAGATTTTCTAacacaattttttcaatttgaaggTTTATATTTCACTTTTGCCCTTTCTATGTAGAACACCATGAAAAAAAGTTCATCTACAATTTACTTCTTTGCAATACTACAACCCCAAACTACACATTTTCAAGCATTCacataaaaaaggaaaacaaataggAATACAAGTATTGAAACTCAAAGAACCAAATTGGGAGCACATAAGttccttgaaaatttgaatttctttaaaTGTCTTGAAATTGGCAATAACCCAAtagtaaatagaaaattatcTACTCactatgaaattatttaatgaaatgaaatcacatacacaatttataaaaatcaagatATATATGTAATGATATATATTTTCCCTAAATCATTAATAAAACACAAGAATAAAGAAACAAgagcataaaaaataataaaataataataaaaaaaaaccataaaaatagaaagtaagaATATTATTATGACTAAAGTTAAGTTTAAGGGTTGAGGTATCTAAAGCAAAGGAAAATCTTTCAAAATAATACTACCACCCAAATTCTAAAAGATTGGGTTCATTTACTACTTCAATCAAGCAATAGCAAATAGgcaaagaaaaccctaaataacaataaattaatttatattttttggaaaaaaaaaaaaagatagcaatatgttacaaaacttaaagCAAAGATTATCCATATTTcactaaaaccctaaataaaacaTGCAACCAACAAAGCGATTTTATCGGGTAAAAAGTTAGGGTCCTTGTTGATTTCACCAAAGCTAATCAACTTGTCAATTTTTCTTGACAAAAGCCATGTGTTTCTCTAGAAAAACATCTATCTCTTTGAAACCTACTATTATAGGGAGTTAAGGTTACAAACAGTGGTCTACTAAATTTGAAATAGCTCACCATAGATCATTGATACCTTGTTGGAGTGTGAGAGTGATTGATGTATTTTTGCTAGTGTGTTTTCTCTGAAAGATCTTCAGTGTGTCATGGTGGGGTGTGAGAGTAGAAGGAACTCTATTTGGAGGGAAGTACATTTGATGGGTCCATTTCACGGTGTAAAAGtgaaagtttatatatatatatatatatatatatatataagctatCAAAAGATGATGCTGGTACAAAATGCCAAGGATTCCAACAATAAGTGCCATTACTATATGTGTCTCTATTAAGCGTCATTATATATTACATATTATACTTAGTATTGACACTTTTTTAAAGTGCCATGGAAAGAAGCGTCATTGCTTATcttttttgtagtagtgttgGAAAAACATATTGAAGGCCAAATGtataaacaaagaaaagtgaataaaaacaaaaagaaacttAAAGAAAAGTTACCTTTCAAGAGTAGAAAAGGTAGCCtaagaaactaaaagaaaacctcaaaaaaataaaaaagcttcaTAGAAATGATGTGTAAGTATTTAAAATGGCTATATATGCAACTAAATGATAGTGAAGATACTTCTTCAATGACGTGTGGTGCACTAAAGTAGAAAGAGAAAAGCCATAATCAATGGGAAGCTCAATAATTAAAGGTGGAAATTCAACAATGTCCAAGCGCTACATATAGCATGGGTTAGGATAGATACATTAAAAGtaatgatatgatataatattttcatttaattacaTATGAAACCACTTGCACTTTACTACCATACTTTTGTATTAAGACATATTTGAACATTCCGGCTTGATCACTTGTATTGTATATAGCTTGaatgcattaagagttgcataaaAAATTCAAGTCGTGGGTTCATTAAATGTTGAAGAGTAAGTTCATGATCGGTTCATGGACTTAGGTAATCTATTAGAGGTCATATTGCATGACCTCCTAATTGGTGAGTGTACTAATATGTATGATTATACATTGAAGAAAACCTAAGAGAGTCATGACCAATGGGTATCCAAATTTTCATGACTTTTCTCATCTATTATGTTGTGTAggttctcaaccttgagagaatattgcaATAGTGTTGAGGTCATCAAGTACTTTAACTTAAGGGTTAGATCCTAAAATgatcatatattttctatggattGGGTGAGTAATGGTTTAGGCAACTGGCAACAaatatattctcaatagagacaccataatatctcatgggtATAGTATGTCTCCTAACACGATCCTAAGGATTTCGTGATAATGTAGTTTATAGCTATAACAATTCCTTaaatagaatttgacatatgtcatTTGTGAGCTAGAGTTTGTTAATTGATCGTGATATAGGAGAATATGAGACTCAAGGATTGAGAGataatcttgaaaggttgaGAACTACTATCTTATTGGATTATGAGTATCAGTTCATGGGGAATATGCATGCAATGGATGGTAAGTTATAGACCCAAGTTTTCTATCTTAATAAAATACCATAAGAAATTATAGTGCAACTTACTATCTTTAGTAGAATGTTGattcaactttagaattggattttaagggagtCAACACTTTCTTATAGGTCCCTGTGGTCTTCACATGAGCTCACACTCTtttatgacaattttttttaggagtttttagtatttaattatGAATGTGCATAAGGGTGCTTTTTGCATAAGCAAAGGTTGAATAATGACTTATAACTATATGACTCATGAGTTTTCATTTTGggctatttaattaattgtaacCCCTTgagataattaattaaatgggaCACATTAggctattaaattaattagagtctcttacattaattaattaaatactCACTAAATAGATTGAATGACCTAAGCCCATTATATGGGCCTTGTCATTTAAGCTTAGTTTTGAGTATTTAAAAACCCTCTTAGGGTTTAAGATTATACACATTATTATCTTCCACTTAGTTTTGGAGAGAAATCCTAGCCACTACCCCCTTTAGAGAACCTCACACTTCTCCATTACCAACATCCAAGACAGAGTCATTAGGTGGAAGATCGCAAGGTCTTCAAGAGTGTCTTTTGCATTagagagttttaaaaattagaaaaatgatatggaaacatccaaatccaaagaCATATTTTCTAAGAACACCCTAGAGTAATAttgtaaaaattaagttttttccGCCGCACCTAGGATCTTAGTTGTATATGCCCTTTAATCTAGATTTAGGGATTGTTTTTCCTAACAATATGTACACACGAAGAAATTTGAAGGAAACTTGAGCAAGAggctaaaaacaaaataaaccttttccaaaaattccttGCTTTATTGCTTCTTAATGAATacataaaacagaaaataagaGGCATTGAAATAACTTGATTTTGTCCCTTATGGACCAACACAATATGCAATGCAAGTCCTCCCATACATTATTAAGGGGTTAGATCTTACCCTTGTTTTCACCAATTCAATTCCTTTCTATCAGGCTATTGAAGCAAGATCATTGTTACCTCCCAACTACCCTCATTTGAGATGAATAGATACTTTGACAATTACCTTTTGTGTATCCTCTCATTAGATGAACAAACACTCTACCGatgctctttattttttattttattgtgcaAAAGTGCATGTGAAAGGTAAGATGATGCCAATATGTGAACACCATAAGTTGATACCTAATAACAATTTGTGTGTCCTAAGGGGAATAATCCCACGTATTAATAATTCATTGGATggttcaaaaaaatataaagacaattaGTTTAATATTAATGCATAAAATTTTAGTTACTAAGCTCTGttcttcttactttttttttcttttcattttcctgCAACTAGGGTGCTAACTTGATCATAAAAAAGGGATACTTTAAACTAACTTGGTTTAACATTTCCCTTTGTTTGTAGAAATTATGAAGTCTAGTAGTAACAAAGCTATTGCACTTTTTAGTCAGAGTTAAAGAGCAATAGTTCTTAGGAAAAAAATTGTTGCTTCAATGTTGTTGTCATCATTCTAACTGCGCAAGATTACCATGTACTACATGATTCTTAATAAATAAGACGGTTTTACTTCAAGGGATCAAGAAATCTTGTTTCTCTATCAATTTAAATTCTCCTTCAAGTACTTTTATTTGGCCTCAAATAGGAGGGCATTTTGTATTATACAATTATAATGAGTAGCAACTTTAGTACATTCTCACATTAGGAAAGTAGGAGTATTATCCTAAGGAATTGGGTGAATGACCTCTAGTATCCAACCATTTGACTAGGCCTCCAAAAATACAAATGGGGAAAATCATGTAGTATGCCATTGAATTAGTTTCAACAAACTTGTTAGGTTGTTTAAGATTATGACAATTGAAAAGGAATATGACAAGGTGTTGAGATTTGGAAACCTCAAATATCTCTTTAATAATCTCATCCTTTTTGTAGCTTAAAAGATATATTGACAATGACCAACACAATTTGCCAACAATATTaacttttctctttttaatttcttaggTTATTTTGAAGCCAATTGTTAGTGCAATGAAGTTCAACTAACAAATTCAACAACACCACCTCCTTTAGCTAGCACATCCAAGAGTGTTCCTTACAAAATAGATgaaaagggaaagaaatgaaagaaagtggAAAGTAGTTTTagatatcattgtacttgagtaTTCAGCTCCTTACTTATGGTTAAACTAAGGTTAAATTGTTCTAATTATGATTAGGAGGAACCATGATCAAATAGTTACAACTATTGATAGTTATAACTCTAGTTTGGTGATTATAACTATGGTTGAATAGTTATATTGGTAGTTAACTATTTCAACTTTGATCATAGTTAGGTGTACCATGctagattagggttttttttttcttttttttttttccctaaggAATCGAGATTTGGGACAATGTGCGCTTTAGGCTTCTTAGTTCTTTGTATTTTGCTTATTATAGGTTCATCAATGAATTACTTGAACAAATcaacttactttttttttatgattatttacaCAAGATTGGTTCATGTATATTCATCCACCATGAATCGAGTCTATagtattcaaatataaaaatatgtgaaatactttgtctatatttttatttttaaaataaaagatcttAAAATATAGGATATTGATGTAATTCTTATTTTATCCATTTCTCTTGTGACTATTAAACCCTAATAAACcctaaaaaggagaaaatataCCCCCACTGAATTCAACACAAGAAAGCCTAAAACACTTCATTTGATCATTGATTAAAAATCTGCCTATAGCCCATTTTCCCAAGGCCCAAAAAAGGGACTGAGTATaaagaaaatagtgagaaaATCAGCAGAGACGTCTGAGAATTACAGAGGCCATGGATTTTACTCCGATCAAAGACGCCATGACCTCCAAATCCTACGGCAAAATCGCAGACATCTGCGACGATCTCATGCTTCAGGCAAATCCTCTCTCTGTGCCTTAGAATTTTCTCAcagtttcttcttttttgtaaaaCCCTAATTCAGTTCTCTAATCTCTCTCTAGGTTTCAACTCAAGGCATTGCTTTTGAAGACGAGTGGCCCTACACGATTCATCTTCTGGGCCACATTTATGTTGACGATATGTGagttatttatttctaatttaggGTTTTCGGTTTGTGGAGTGATTGGTTGTGGTGGTGGTTTTGCAGTAATAGTGCTCGGTTTCTGTGGAAATCGATACCTCCGGCTATCAAAGAGCGGCAACCGGAGGTAGGTGCTGCTTGGAAAATTGGCCAGAGGCTTTGGACGCGGGACTATGCGGCTGTGCATGAGGCTATTCGAGGCTTTGAGTGGAGCCAAGAAGCACAGTGTATTGTGGCTGCATTTTCAGGCAAGATTTTCCATATGGGAGCATTGTTTTAGTGCCCTGTCTAGATCggttttgtattttctttttaaataataattttgatatgcAGTACTCCTTAACAAGGAGACCTCTgtctccttatttatttattttgacaaTGGAGGCCCTTAGTGGATTTTGTGAAGGTGAAGGAAGGGCATTTCATCATGgaattcaaatttgaaggaaCCTGACGAAGGGTTTGAAATGACTCACTTTAACAAGTGACAATAACCTTGTGTTCTATGACACTAGCTAAGAGTAATTGGAATATTTGAGTTGGGCATTCATGTTGTTTTAAGGCATTATCCAGGCTCAAAATAATTTGGAGAAGAGTGAGCCCATTCTTGTTGGGGGTGTCAATGATTGAAAGTGTTAGCTTTATAGGTTCTGGGGTGGGCCATCTACCTTCATATTTTTAGGCCTCCCACTAGGAGCTCTGCTCAAATCAACAAGGATTTGGGACTTGGTGGAAGAGAGATTTTAAAAGAGACTTGCTATGTGGAAAAGGCAATATCTTTCCAAAGGAGGGAGACTTGCTTTGATTAGAAGCACTCTTTCTAGTCTCCTAATCTATTTTATGTCCTTGTTCATTATCTCATGAAAGGTGAATCTTAAGTTGGAACAAATCAACAGAAGCATTCTTTGGGGCAAGGCAATCTTGTAAAAAAACCTCATCTTGTTAATTGGTCTATAACTTGTTTGAACAAAATGTACAGgcttttggaattagaaatctCTCCATCCTAAGTAAGGCTCTTCTTGGCAAGTGGTGTTAGAGATTCACAACCAAAGGGAATCCTTTTTAGAAGTGAGTTATTATTCTTAAGTTTGGGGAAAAAGATGGGGGTTGGTGGTCAAGCGGAGTGAGAAATGATCATGGGGTGGGTATGTGGAAGGCAACTAGAATTGTGTGGGACAACATCAAGGTTAGATTTTGCCTCACATTGCTAACAAAAGAagggtaaaattttgaaaagatagaTGGTGTGATGATTCATCTttggaagaatttttttttgtctttgttctCTACAGTCTTCACTAAAGATGCATGAATAACGGAAGTTTGGAACTAGTCTAGGGAAAGAGGTTGGTGGAACCTAGTTTCATTATTGGGAGCTTGAAGGAGTGATTGCCTTTCTACAGAAACTCCATGTGTGCATAGTTAGGAGAGAGGAGAATGATAGTTTATTGTGGAAGGAAGCCAAAAGTAGCAATTTCTCCGTCAAATTCTAGGTCCCACCCTTGACGGTGGGGTTTTTTATTTGGGACACTTCATGGACATGGTTTTAAAAGGCATAAGGTGCAAAAGTCTCCTACATCTTCGCAAGGTGCAATGCAAAACACAAGTCTAAGCGAAGTGAAATATGACATAGGATACttgtcaattttataaaatatattcaaaattgaattcaattaataaaaaattaagattctaaatatttgaaagaaataatcaacaaaaaataatgaaattatataaatttgaatataCTACtagaaatttaagaataagagtgtttaaaaaggaaaagtaaagtaGATAAGGCACGCTTCTCCAACAAGGCACATGCCTTGGCATGCGAGACACTATAACTAGGGAGTGGTTGAACCTTGGACttaccttttaaaactatgttcATGAGGTAGAATTTTAACAACCAATTAGCTTAAAAGAGGAGAAGGATTATGCTGAATAGATGCTGTATGTGTTTAAAGGAGGAATTGCTTGATCACTTGCTCCTTCATAGTCCTAAAGTATCTTATGGTACTTgattttctctttgtttggtgTAGTTTGGCTGATGcatttaattgtaaaaggaaCTTTGCTAAGCTGGCATGGAACTTTCGTGAGCAAGAAATTGAAAAGGGCTTGGAGGGTTGCTCTattgtgtttgttttggatattgtggaaggaaaggaattaGAAGAGCCTTTGAAGATTTGGAACTTTCAGAACAAGCAAGTAAACTCTCTTTTATGAGCACTTTTTAGGATGGGTCAAATCACATGTAGATAATCATTTTGTGAACATGATAGACTTTGTAGATTGAATTAGGTCAAATTAAGGAGAGGGGgtctgttttttgtttcttctctctttcttttgtttgcctACTTCTTTTAGTGACAAATGTTACATCTTATGTACTTTGTTGCACCTTCTTGCATGcgcttttatttatatatacataatcTCTTTtttccgaaaaaaaaaaaaaaaacaagatgtCATGATGCACTGTTACCATCCCATCTTCAAACTTCTTGTTAAAGTTGCTTCTTGGAGCACCATCTGCTGGGGATACGAGATTTAATTTGTGATATTCAATTTATTGTTGGCAATCTTTTGAGATTTAGATTCTTGTAGCCTTTGCTTCGTTAATGGTCAACAAAAAGGTGAATACTAATTTACTTGATTCAGATTGTAAGACCCTCTAGAACTTCTAGCCCTAAGAAATGCATCTTGTGTGTGGGGTGTGGAGAGACAATGGACTAGCCATTTTCTTCATTGATCAATTGTTATCCTATGTTAGGGCTATGTGGATGGGCCTAAGGATTATTCCTCCTTTTAGGATTTTAAGAGGAGTCACAGGGGAAGAGTCTTGTGATATGCTGTGCTAGCCACCATCTGGTTTATTTGGTTTGAGAGGAATGCCTGCATTTTAAAGATAAAGAGAGGTAGATCTATGATCCCCATTCCACAAGATGATGCCAATAGCAATTCTGGACATGTAGGGCCTTCTCTAGTATTGCTATTAGCATCATCTTGTTGATTAGGGATCAATCTACCTATTCAGTGGGAGAAAATTTTTGTGTGAGAGCTTAGTGAATTTCCTTCTTTCAATATGTTACCTCAAACTAATGAGATTATTATTTGCTTCCACTTCCCCATATTTGTTTCTTCTCATTACacttcaaaatatatatttttttctatttagtctTCCGCATATTATTTGTCCTAACCTTATGTGCTTCGAAGGATTgcatcatcttttcttcatgTCTTAGGAGTTAAAAATCTGTTTTATATTCTGTGCAGTGCCTAGTCACCTAGTGAGTCTTATGAGTTATGCAAGTGTTGTTTCAAATCATTAGGCATCAAGATACTTTTTCTAACAGAGCCGCCAGGCGATTGTTTGTTGGAAAATATTTAACTAACCCATCTCTTAGGAAGTGCATGCATAAGATAATTACTTAGCTTCAGATACACACAAAATACAACATATAGTCATGCATTTTGAAATCAAAGGTATGGAGCTATCGAAGTAAAATTGGAAGACCTTTGCCCTAAGCCTTTTGTTTTTGTGCTTTCTCAGGGGAGGGAAGCTTGTCTTTTCTAGATTTCATTGATTTGTTGGTGCTAG
The window above is part of the Vitis riparia cultivar Riparia Gloire de Montpellier isolate 1030 chromosome 12, EGFV_Vit.rip_1.0, whole genome shotgun sequence genome. Proteins encoded here:
- the LOC117925827 gene encoding COP9 signalosome complex subunit 8: MDFTPIKDAMTSKSYGKIADICDDLMLQVSTQGIAFEDEWPYTIHLLGHIYVDDINSARFLWKSIPPAIKERQPEVGAAWKIGQRLWTRDYAAVHEAIRGFEWSQEAQCIVAAFSELYTKKMFQLLLSAYSTISIQDTALFLGMSEDDVTNYVVEQGWTVDSASRMLTVKKQPIVTEQKLDPSKLQRLTEYVFHLEH